In Nostoc sp. UHCC 0870, a single window of DNA contains:
- a CDS encoding FitA-like ribbon-helix-helix domain-containing protein, translating into MSNITIHQLKPDITKLLEQRAAQHGHTIEAEIKAILQSVLAPELSPKINLAAAIEKRFANLGDFELPEITRE; encoded by the coding sequence ATGTCTAATATCACCATTCACCAGCTAAAACCAGATATAACTAAACTTTTAGAACAACGCGCCGCCCAACACGGACACACCATCGAAGCCGAAATCAAAGCCATACTTCAAAGTGTATTAGCCCCAGAACTATCACCTAAAATTAACCTGGCCGCAGCCATAGAAAAACGCTTTGCAAACCTCGGTGATTTTGAACTACCCGAAATCACCAGAGAATAA